Below is a window of Desulfuromonadales bacterium DNA.
TCGGCCAACTCTCCTACATGATTCTCGGTGCCGGCATGGTTTCCGCGGCGGGGATGACCGGCGGGGTGCTGCACATCGCCATGCACGCCTTCGGCAAGATCACCCTCTTCTTCTGCGCCGGAGCGATCTACGTGGCCAGCCACAAGAAGTACATCTCGGAGATGGACGGTCTGGGCCGAAAGATGCCGGTCACCTATGCGGCCTTCTTTCTCGGGGCACTTTCGATCATCGGCATGCCGCCCCTGGGCGGCTTTCTCAGCAAGTGGAACCTGCTGGTCGGGGCGGCGCAGTCGCACCAGTTGGTTCTGGTGGCGGTGCTGCTCGGCAGCTCGCTGCTCAACGCGGCCTATTTCTTCCCCATCGTATACCGGGGCTTTTTCGCCCCGGCCCCTGCGGGGGAGTCGAGCGGCGGAATCCGGGAGGCGCCCCTTTACTGCCTGTTGCCGCTGAGCGTCACCGCTCTCTGCTCGCTTCTGCTGTTTTTCTACCCTTCGGTCTTTCTCCAACTGGTGCAGCGGGCCCTCTTCCCCTGAAGGAGAGCGCCGGGCGAGGAGTTTTATATCATGCAGTCGAAACACGCTCATAAGAAGCATGAGGAGAAGTTGATCCTGGCCCATGACCCGGTGGCGGGTTACCGGCCGGTCTTCTACGTCACCTTCACTGCCGGGGTCCTTTACCTGGCCTACATCCTGTTCAATACCCTCTAGGGGAGCGCAGCCATGAAGAAGCCGGCCAAACCGGAAGTCCGGGAAGAGGATTTCCAGCATCCGGTCGACATGCAAGAAGAACTGGCGATGTTCGATCATCCGCAGAACGTCAAGCGCCTGCTCTACGGGTTCTTCACCTGTGTGGTGTTGCTGCTGGGGATCGACCTCTTCTATCACAAGCACGCCATCTTCCCCTGGGAGGAGTTCTTCGGCTTCTATTCCGTCTACGGTTTCGTCGCCTGCGTGGTGCTGGTGCTGGTCGCCAAATATATCCTGCGTCCCCTGGTGATGCGCAAAGAGGATTACTATGATTAACGCCCTGCCACCCGCCGTCATCCTGATCCTCGGAGCGCTGCCGGTCCCCTTCCTGCGGGGAAAGGCCAAGGCTGCCTGGATGCTGTTGCTGCCGGTGGTGAGCTTCCTCAACCTGCTGGCCATTCCCGAGGGAACCCACTGGACGGCCGGCTTCATGGACTACGAACTGGTCTTCGGCCAGGTCGACCGACTCAGTCTGATCTTCGGCTACATCTTTCACCTGATCTCCTTCATTTCGATCCTCTATGCCCTGCATGTCGAGGACGATGTGCAGAACGTCGCCGGGCTGGTCTACGCCGGCGCCGCCCTGGGGGTGACCTTCGCCGGCGACTTCTTCACCCTGTTCGTCTTCTGGGAGATGCTGACAATCAGTGCCACCTTCCTGATCCTGGCGCGGCGCACTCCGGCCGCCCTGGGCGCGGGTTTCCGCTACTTCATGGTGCATGTCGCCGGCGGTCTCTGTCTGCTCGCCGGCATCGTCCTCCACGTCCAGCAGACCGGCACCGCAGCCTTCGGCTTTGTCGGCCTCGACGGGCTGGCCTCGACCCTGATCTTCATCGGCGTCGGCGTCAACTGCGCCTGGCCCCTGCTGCACCCCTGGCTGACCGACGCCTATCCCGAGGCGACCATCACCGGCACCATCTTCCTCTCCGCCTTCACCACCAAGACGGCGATCTACGTTCTGGCCCGGGCCTTCCCCGGCACCGAGGAGTTGATCTGGATCGGCACGGCCATGGCCGCCTTCCCGATCTTCTACGCCGTCATCGAGAACGACCTGCGGCGGGTGCTGGCCTACAGCCTGATCAACCAGGTCGGCTTCATGGTCGTCGGCATCGGTATCGGCACCGCCCTAGCAATCAACGGCGCGGTCGCCCATGCCTTCAACGACATCCTCTTCAAGGGACTGCTGTTCATGACCATGGGTGCGGTGATGTACCGCACCGGCAAGATCAACGCCACCGACCTCGGTGGGCTTTACCGGTCGATGCCCTGGACCTGCACCTTTTGCATTGTCGGCGCCGCTTCGATTTCGGCCTTTCCCCTGTTCAGCGGTTTCGTCAGCAAATCGATGGTGATGGAGGCGGCAGCCCACGGTAATCTGCGTCTGGTCTGGTTCGTGCTGCTGTTCGCTTCGGCCGGGGTCTTTCATCATGCCGGCATCAAGATCCCCTTCTTCGCCTTCTTCTCCCACGACTCCGGGCTGCGCTGCAAGGAGGCGCCGCGACACATGCTGCTGGCGATGGGAATCGCCGCCGTTCTCTGCATCTTCATCGGCTCGTTCCCCCAATTCCTCTACAGCCTGCTCCCCTTCGCCACCGACTACCAGCCCTACACCGCGAGCCATGTGATCGCCCAAACCCAGCTGCTCTTTTTCTCGGCTCTTGCCTTCACCCTGCTGCTCCTCTCCGGCATTTACCCGGCGGAAATCCGTTCGGTCAACATTGATGCCGACTGGTTCTACCGCAAGGGGGGCCGGCTCTTCTATGGCCTGGCCGACAAGGCCTGCAACGGGTTGAACAGCTGGGGGGACAGGGTCCTCGTCAAGCTGGTCCCCGGTCTGCTGGCCCGCTTTTTCGAAGAGCCGGGAGGCAACATCCAGAAGCACGGTGTGCGCCTGCTGGCCGAAGCGACCGGAGAAGGCGCCGACCTTGGTACCACGGAGGACCGCATCGAGCGGCGCAGCCGGACGGCCGCCTATCCGGTGGGCGGTGGGGTTTTGCTGGCGGTGCTGTTCCTTGCAGTGATGTCCCTGCTGTTCTTCCTCTGAGGGAATTACCCCAGGGTGAACCAGACCTGTTTGTGGAGGTGGCCCACGTGAAAGCCCTGATCGCGCTCGACACTTCCCCCGCTTCGTGGCGCGCCGTCGAATATTCGGCCAGCATTCTCCCGCGACTTCCGGACAGTGAAGTACACCTGCTGTCCCTGACACCGGGGATTCCGCCGGGGAGCCGGCAGTTCGATCCGGCATCGCCGCCACCCGAGGTGCATGGAGACGAGGACCATCGGCTGGAGCTGCAAAAGCTTCGGGGCGCGCTGCAAGCCGCTGCCGACCTGCTGATCCGCAACGGAATGGCTGCAGTGCAGATTCGGCAATCGATCCAGCCAGTGTGCATCAGCCTGGGGCAGGACATCGTTGACGAGGCGGCGAAACGGGGCTGCGACACCATCGTGGTGGGACGCCGCGGCCTTTCCCGAGCCAGAAAACTGTTGCTGGGGAGCGTCTCCAGCGAGGTGGTCCACAAGGCCGCCGGC
It encodes the following:
- a CDS encoding proton-conducting transporter membrane subunit gives rise to the protein YLFYEVLSLSTYPLVTHEQNAEARASGRKYLTYILGTSIGLVLPAMLIVYQLTGTLDFTHGGILAGKASPATLSLLLLLFVLGFAKAGVMPFHGWLPAAMVAPTPVSSFLHGVAVVKVGVFSILRVVFDIFGPDLLRSLDLGVALTYFVSITILFASLVALTQDNLKRRLAYSTIGQLSYMILGAGMVSAAGMTGGVLHIAMHAFGKITLFFCAGAIYVASHKKYISEMDGLGRKMPVTYAAFFLGALSIIGMPPLGGFLSKWNLLVGAAQSHQLVLVAVLLGSSLLNAAYFFPIVYRGFFAPAPAGESSGGIREAPLYCLLPLSVTALCSLLLFFYPSVFLQLVQRALFP
- a CDS encoding Na(+)/H(+) antiporter subunit D: MINALPPAVILILGALPVPFLRGKAKAAWMLLLPVVSFLNLLAIPEGTHWTAGFMDYELVFGQVDRLSLIFGYIFHLISFISILYALHVEDDVQNVAGLVYAGAALGVTFAGDFFTLFVFWEMLTISATFLILARRTPAALGAGFRYFMVHVAGGLCLLAGIVLHVQQTGTAAFGFVGLDGLASTLIFIGVGVNCAWPLLHPWLTDAYPEATITGTIFLSAFTTKTAIYVLARAFPGTEELIWIGTAMAAFPIFYAVIENDLRRVLAYSLINQVGFMVVGIGIGTALAINGAVAHAFNDILFKGLLFMTMGAVMYRTGKINATDLGGLYRSMPWTCTFCIVGAASISAFPLFSGFVSKSMVMEAAAHGNLRLVWFVLLFASAGVFHHAGIKIPFFAFFSHDSGLRCKEAPRHMLLAMGIAAVLCIFIGSFPQFLYSLLPFATDYQPYTASHVIAQTQLLFFSALAFTLLLLSGIYPAEIRSVNIDADWFYRKGGRLFYGLADKACNGLNSWGDRVLVKLVPGLLARFFEEPGGNIQKHGVRLLAEATGEGADLGTTEDRIERRSRTAAYPVGGGVLLAVLFLAVMSLLFFL
- a CDS encoding universal stress protein, which encodes MKALIALDTSPASWRAVEYSASILPRLPDSEVHLLSLTPGIPPGSRQFDPASPPPEVHGDEDHRLELQKLRGALQAAADLLIRNGMAAVQIRQSIQPVCISLGQDIVDEAAKRGCDTIVVGRRGLSRARKLLLGSVSSEVVHKAAGLTVWVVE